In Leisingera sp. NJS204, the following are encoded in one genomic region:
- a CDS encoding thiamine pyrophosphate-binding protein, whose translation MTKTNTKITGGEAVYRVLQANGIGSVFGLLGGSMLELSDAVYQGGGIGYVGARDERAAGHMADAWARMTGKPGVVLGAQAGPGVVNIVTAVAEAQLAYSPLVVIAGAISRCDQAKDTFQEVDQVALFAPISKRSVMVMVTDPARLAPMLEDAIRLANSGRRGPVVLHVPRDLFAAGVPAIDPKPVNIARPGPVAPDDISAIATLLATAQRPVIFAGGGLKWGKGRGALTALAETLEVPVVASTGHADVMVVLGARLGFNSTFHSNDYVGADTRIAHVDIDGSAVGRWLKSAPHCPKTQSSPWTPANPACRRPTGWRIISR comes from the coding sequence ATGACCAAGACCAACACCAAGATCACCGGAGGCGAGGCTGTCTACCGCGTGCTGCAGGCAAATGGCATCGGCTCTGTGTTCGGCCTGTTGGGCGGCTCGATGCTGGAACTTTCCGACGCGGTTTATCAGGGCGGCGGCATCGGGTATGTCGGCGCGCGGGATGAGCGCGCGGCGGGCCATATGGCCGATGCCTGGGCGCGGATGACCGGCAAACCCGGTGTGGTGCTGGGGGCGCAGGCGGGCCCCGGCGTGGTCAACATCGTGACTGCGGTAGCCGAGGCGCAGCTGGCCTATTCACCGCTGGTGGTAATCGCCGGGGCCATCAGCCGCTGCGATCAGGCCAAGGATACCTTTCAGGAAGTTGATCAGGTTGCCTTGTTCGCGCCGATCTCGAAACGTTCGGTCATGGTCATGGTCACGGATCCGGCACGCCTGGCGCCGATGCTGGAGGACGCGATCCGGCTGGCTAACTCGGGCCGCCGCGGGCCGGTGGTGCTGCATGTGCCGCGCGATCTGTTTGCCGCCGGCGTTCCCGCCATCGACCCCAAGCCAGTGAACATCGCCCGCCCGGGGCCTGTGGCGCCGGATGACATCAGCGCCATCGCAACCCTGCTCGCAACCGCGCAGCGCCCGGTGATCTTTGCGGGCGGCGGCCTTAAATGGGGCAAGGGGCGCGGGGCGCTGACCGCTCTGGCGGAAACGCTTGAGGTGCCGGTGGTGGCCTCGACCGGTCATGCCGACGTGATGGTGGTGCTGGGCGCGCGGCTGGGCTTCAACTCCACCTTTCACAGCAATGACTATGTCGGCGCGGACACCCGTATCGCGCATGTGGACATCGACGGATCTGCCGTTGGGCGCTGGCTGAAATCCGCGCCGCACTGCCCGAAAACGCAATCGTCACCCTGGACACCGGCAAATCCTGCCTGCAGGCGGCCGACCGGCTGGCGCATTATCAGCCGATGA
- a CDS encoding glycine cleavage T C-terminal barrel domain-containing protein yields MRMEKAYRASGELTTDVGPLDAGLDRFVVAEGRDFLGKDALLAHDPEWELFYAELHAEDIDIHGGEPVLLDGKPVGLTTSGGYGYTVGKSLGWLFVRKGTPREGLCVQILNREFPVTVHQNAIFDPQNLRPRSED; encoded by the coding sequence ATGCGGATGGAAAAGGCTTATCGTGCATCTGGCGAACTGACCACCGATGTGGGGCCGCTGGACGCGGGGCTGGACCGTTTCGTCGTGGCGGAGGGGCGCGATTTCCTGGGCAAGGACGCCCTGCTGGCCCACGATCCGGAGTGGGAGCTGTTCTATGCCGAGCTGCACGCGGAGGATATCGATATCCACGGCGGCGAACCGGTGCTGCTGGATGGCAAACCCGTCGGCCTGACCACTTCGGGCGGCTATGGCTATACTGTTGGCAAATCGCTGGGCTGGCTGTTTGTCCGCAAGGGCACCCCGCGTGAGGGCCTATGTGTGCAGATCCTGAACCGCGAATTTCCCGTGACCGTCCACCAGAACGCAATTTTTGATCCGCAGAACCTGCGGCCGCGATCTGAGGATTGA
- a CDS encoding LysR substrate-binding domain-containing protein: MRFRLRSGLLCRGGALLQPFSAPGGIPLQIGVSPTAVSHHIRGLEAYLNTRLFTRDGRQVQLTDDGTRLADGASQAFRILEAKVNSVARWPEKTTIRIALGPSFATRWLLPRFAGFCAEFPDVELKLVRTPLQVAPQNVDADIFITWGDGRFPGMISEPLVSMLSAPVASPALLERLGHPQSPADLMRFPLIHQRDTLGWNAWFMQAGVRLDGTLPGPVIEDTNVVLQAAASGQGIVMGWIPLINIDLQSGVLVQLFDTTVSENRAYYLVRLEAGLNEGVTSAISGWLLAQTLPAPAA; encoded by the coding sequence GTGCGCTTTCGGCTTCGATCCGGGCTTCTCTGCCGCGGCGGCGCGCTCTTGCAGCCATTTTCTGCCCCGGGCGGAATTCCTTTGCAAATAGGCGTCTCACCCACCGCCGTCAGCCATCACATTCGCGGGCTGGAGGCCTATTTGAACACCCGGCTTTTCACCCGTGATGGCCGCCAGGTGCAGCTGACGGACGACGGCACGCGGCTGGCGGACGGCGCCTCGCAGGCATTCAGGATCCTGGAGGCCAAAGTGAACTCAGTGGCCCGCTGGCCCGAGAAAACCACGATCCGCATTGCCTTGGGCCCCAGCTTTGCCACCCGCTGGCTGCTGCCCCGCTTTGCCGGTTTCTGTGCGGAATTCCCGGATGTAGAACTGAAGCTGGTGCGGACCCCGCTGCAAGTCGCGCCGCAGAATGTGGACGCCGACATCTTTATCACCTGGGGCGACGGGCGCTTTCCCGGCATGATTTCCGAACCATTGGTCAGCATGCTGTCGGCCCCTGTGGCCAGCCCGGCGCTGCTGGAGCGGCTGGGGCATCCGCAGTCACCTGCCGACCTGATGCGCTTTCCGCTGATCCACCAGCGCGACACACTGGGCTGGAACGCCTGGTTCATGCAGGCCGGGGTCCGGCTGGACGGCACGCTGCCCGGTCCGGTCATTGAGGACACAAATGTGGTGCTGCAGGCCGCTGCGTCCGGGCAGGGTATCGTAATGGGGTGGATTCCGCTGATCAACATCGATCTGCAAAGCGGAGTGCTGGTGCAGCTGTTCGATACAACCGTCAGCGAGAACCGCGCCTATTACCTGGTCCGGCTGGAAGCAGGCCTGAATGAAGGTGTCACCAGCGCTATCAGCGGCTGGCTGCTTGCCCAGACACTCCCAGCACCGGCAGCCTGA
- a CDS encoding glycine cleavage T C-terminal barrel domain-containing protein, translated as MNSTGIALAGGAGRAMAEWIIAGEPAMELNEADIRRFSPEMNVLGALEARIPEVPGRHYDNPYPGRSMETARGQRRSPIHAGLVAAGARFEPRSGWESAVHFGGEAAHLPLTFGAPAWRDQVGREVEACRNGAAILDQSAFGKIMVQEPDACAFLNRLCAAQMDIAEGRIVYTQVLNRKGGVESDITVQRHGANTYFMVIGAGEVVHYLKRMREAKGSFHVEFTDVTSGYAIFGLAGAKAGDVLQDTSNSLAPDLKRFQFTPVEIGLARGWAGRLSVTGEEGYELYIPADMAMAADEALLAAGASHAGLYASGSLRIKSGFCAFGHELSPGLPPQEAGLGAFCAFGTGFVGEEALKSHTPKRRIVSILFDDPQAIPIHDEPVYFGGDVVGQITSAAWSYRYGRSLALAMIDAPLGLLSKNTVVPGFEVEIACTRYSARAPLKPAKEVFALD; from the coding sequence ATGAACTCCACCGGCATCGCACTGGCCGGCGGAGCAGGGCGCGCGATGGCGGAGTGGATCATTGCGGGTGAGCCGGCGATGGAGCTGAACGAGGCCGACATCCGCCGCTTCAGCCCTGAGATGAACGTGCTGGGCGCGCTGGAGGCACGGATCCCCGAGGTACCGGGCCGTCACTATGACAACCCCTATCCGGGCCGCTCGATGGAGACCGCCCGCGGCCAGCGTCGCTCACCCATTCATGCAGGCCTTGTCGCGGCAGGCGCCCGTTTTGAGCCCCGCAGCGGCTGGGAGAGTGCGGTGCATTTCGGCGGGGAGGCTGCGCATCTGCCGCTGACCTTTGGCGCGCCTGCCTGGCGCGACCAAGTGGGCCGCGAGGTAGAGGCCTGCCGCAACGGTGCCGCCATCCTGGACCAGAGCGCTTTTGGCAAGATCATGGTGCAGGAGCCGGATGCCTGCGCTTTCCTCAACCGCCTGTGCGCGGCGCAGATGGATATCGCCGAGGGCCGCATCGTTTATACCCAAGTCCTGAACCGCAAAGGCGGAGTGGAAAGCGACATCACCGTGCAACGGCACGGGGCAAACACTTACTTCATGGTCATCGGCGCCGGTGAGGTGGTGCACTACCTGAAGCGGATGCGCGAGGCCAAAGGTTCGTTTCACGTGGAATTCACCGATGTCACCAGCGGGTATGCAATTTTTGGCCTCGCCGGTGCCAAGGCCGGTGACGTGTTGCAGGACACATCGAACAGCCTGGCGCCGGATTTGAAACGCTTCCAGTTCACGCCCGTTGAGATCGGCCTGGCCCGCGGCTGGGCCGGGCGGCTGAGTGTCACCGGCGAGGAGGGGTATGAGCTGTACATCCCCGCCGACATGGCCATGGCCGCCGATGAGGCACTGTTGGCAGCAGGTGCAAGCCATGCAGGTCTGTACGCCAGCGGCTCGCTCAGGATCAAAAGCGGCTTTTGCGCCTTTGGCCATGAGCTCAGCCCCGGCCTCCCGCCGCAGGAGGCGGGCCTGGGCGCTTTCTGCGCCTTTGGCACCGGGTTTGTAGGCGAAGAGGCATTGAAGTCGCACACTCCGAAACGCCGGATTGTCTCAATCCTGTTTGATGATCCGCAGGCCATACCGATCCACGACGAGCCGGTCTATTTCGGCGGCGATGTGGTGGGGCAGATCACCTCGGCCGCGTGGAGCTATCGCTACGGGCGTTCGTTGGCATTGGCGATGATTGATGCGCCTCTGGGCCTGCTTTCCAAAAACACCGTTGTCCCGGGATTTGAGGTTGAAATCGCCTGCACCCGCTATTCCGCCAGGGCGCCGCTGAAACCTGCCAAAGAGGTGTTTGCGCTTGACTGA
- a CDS encoding sensor histidine kinase, which produces MTVLNILVIDDDAGDRKLARRLLQHLYPDANVIEADCGEAALSHSGLPVEVILLDYLLPDGTGLDLIARLTETWPRAVLFMTTGQGDEEIAKSVILAGASDYIPKSAITSEALMRMIKNGQKVADMRWRIQEQQNELRLFSDVLVHDMRAPIRAIKFLSDQIHEDYQNGDLEEVARQFELMKKSVRKTSELIEGLASHINPHSNGKPAHVTVESLFDSLRAVMAQDLVQSGVRIGWHSGGLAGLCFPPDIVQLLQNLIGNAIKYSGGKTAEISVTAERAGSGLMISVADNGIGVPAQYREKIFEPFKRLQRGSDQPGSGLGLATCAKIAKRHNGTIWCDPEADAGTTIRFTIDLEAGLARETA; this is translated from the coding sequence ATGACGGTCCTCAACATTCTGGTCATTGATGATGACGCCGGTGATCGGAAACTAGCGCGCAGACTGCTGCAGCATCTGTATCCGGATGCCAATGTCATTGAGGCCGACTGTGGAGAGGCCGCCTTGTCTCACTCCGGCCTTCCTGTAGAAGTGATCCTGCTGGACTATCTCCTGCCTGATGGCACCGGACTCGACCTGATTGCGCGGCTGACCGAAACCTGGCCGCGGGCGGTTTTGTTCATGACGACCGGTCAGGGGGATGAGGAAATCGCCAAAAGCGTCATTTTGGCCGGCGCAAGTGACTACATCCCAAAATCTGCGATCACTTCTGAAGCCTTGATGCGGATGATCAAGAACGGGCAGAAGGTTGCAGACATGCGCTGGCGGATCCAGGAACAGCAGAACGAGCTGCGCCTTTTCTCCGATGTGCTGGTACATGACATGCGGGCGCCAATCCGGGCCATAAAATTTCTTAGCGATCAGATACACGAGGATTACCAGAACGGCGATCTTGAGGAGGTGGCCCGGCAATTCGAGCTGATGAAAAAATCGGTGCGCAAAACGTCTGAACTGATCGAAGGGCTGGCATCCCATATCAACCCGCACAGCAATGGCAAGCCTGCCCATGTGACCGTCGAAAGCCTCTTTGACAGTCTGCGGGCAGTCATGGCGCAGGATCTTGTGCAATCCGGCGTCCGGATAGGATGGCATTCCGGCGGGCTGGCCGGCTTGTGCTTCCCGCCGGACATCGTGCAATTGCTGCAAAACCTGATCGGCAATGCGATCAAATACAGCGGTGGCAAAACCGCTGAGATTTCCGTGACTGCGGAACGTGCCGGGTCCGGATTGATGATATCCGTTGCCGACAACGGTATCGGCGTTCCAGCGCAATACCGGGAAAAGATTTTTGAGCCGTTCAAGCGGCTGCAGCGTGGCAGTGATCAACCAGGCAGCGGTCTGGGCCTGGCGACCTGCGCCAAGATCGCCAAGCGTCACAACGGAACGATCTGGTGCGATCCGGAGGCGGACGCAGGCACCACAATCCGCTTCACAATCGACCTTGAGGCCGGACTGGCACGGGAAACGGCCTGA
- a CDS encoding aminotransferase class III-fold pyridoxal phosphate-dependent enzyme: protein MAAQMGRMPYTGDCHPLEVEWAEWLNRLFPSAERVRFTGSGTESTMLALRLGRAHSRRDKVLRIDGHFHGWHDMLLKGAKPGTNTAPSLGVPQAVCDLTVVAPPDLDAIAALLDSDTQIGTVFVEASGANYGSVPLPEGFLQDIRALADQSGHVLIFDEVITGLRWSPGGHQARDGLDTAAIRKTPPAIVKDLRDGLLERGVDFMSSTSCVTGLPLPRN from the coding sequence GTGGCAGCCCAGATGGGGCGTATGCCCTATACCGGCGATTGCCACCCGCTGGAGGTGGAATGGGCCGAGTGGCTGAACCGTCTGTTCCCCTCGGCAGAGCGGGTGCGCTTCACCGGGTCCGGCACCGAGTCCACTATGCTGGCGCTGCGGCTGGGCCGGGCGCACTCGCGCCGCGACAAGGTGCTGCGCATCGACGGCCATTTCCATGGCTGGCACGACATGCTGCTCAAGGGCGCCAAACCCGGCACCAATACCGCGCCCTCGCTGGGGGTGCCGCAGGCGGTCTGCGACCTGACCGTGGTGGCCCCGCCGGATCTGGACGCCATTGCCGCGCTGTTGGATAGCGACACGCAGATCGGAACGGTGTTTGTCGAGGCTTCGGGCGCCAACTACGGCTCGGTGCCGTTGCCTGAGGGGTTCCTGCAAGACATCCGCGCGCTGGCAGATCAAAGCGGCCATGTGCTGATCTTTGACGAGGTGATCACCGGGCTCCGCTGGTCGCCCGGCGGACACCAGGCGCGCGACGGGCTGGACACAGCGGCTATCCGAAAAACCCCGCCCGCCATCGTCAAAGACCTGCGCGACGGGCTGCTGGAGCGGGGAGTGGATTTCATGTCTTCCACCTCTTGCGTGACCGGCCTGCCGCTACCCCGGAATTGA
- the tcuA gene encoding FAD-dependent tricarballylate dehydrogenase TcuA: protein MSNPDIVVAGGGNAALCAAITAAEAGKRVLMLEAAPKPCRGGNSRHTRNFRCMHDGPLSVLTGTYGEEEYYKDLLLVTKGNTDENLARLAIRGSQESQPWMEARGVRFQPSLSGALSLSRTNAFSLGGGKALVNAYYRTAEALGVEVLYEAPVTHIELNGDRITRVDFTHGGARHSLSPPAVAAASGGFQGNIERLVEAWGPEAENFLIRGRPYNHGDVLFDLLGQGGQPIGDPTQCHAVAIDGRAPKFDGGIVTRLDCVPFSVVVNKHGDRFYHEGEDVWPKRYAIWGRLVAAEPEQVAYSIIDSKFKDLFMPSVFPPVTADTIPELAGKLGLEPQKLSETIEAFNAACRPGNFHPAELDSLATEGLAPPKTNWARPIAEPPFHGYSLRPGATFTYLGFKVDETAQVQGACGPVENLWAAGETLAGSILGQGYLAGFGITIGTVFGRIAGREAARYV from the coding sequence ATGAGCAATCCCGATATCGTTGTGGCGGGCGGCGGCAATGCCGCCCTTTGCGCTGCGATCACCGCGGCGGAGGCGGGCAAGCGCGTGCTGATGCTGGAGGCCGCACCCAAACCCTGCCGCGGCGGCAACTCGCGCCACACCCGCAACTTCCGCTGCATGCATGACGGGCCTCTGTCGGTGCTGACCGGCACCTATGGCGAGGAAGAGTACTACAAGGACCTTCTTTTGGTGACCAAGGGCAACACGGATGAAAATTTGGCCCGCCTTGCCATCCGCGGCAGTCAGGAAAGCCAGCCCTGGATGGAAGCGCGCGGGGTTCGTTTCCAGCCTTCACTGTCAGGCGCCTTGTCGCTGAGCCGCACCAACGCCTTTTCCCTTGGCGGCGGCAAGGCGCTGGTGAATGCGTACTACCGCACTGCAGAGGCGCTGGGGGTTGAGGTGCTTTATGAGGCGCCGGTCACCCATATCGAGCTGAACGGCGATCGGATCACAAGGGTTGATTTCACCCATGGCGGCGCGCGCCACAGTCTCAGCCCGCCGGCGGTGGCGGCGGCCTCTGGTGGCTTCCAGGGCAATATCGAACGGCTGGTGGAGGCCTGGGGGCCGGAGGCGGAGAACTTCCTGATCCGCGGCAGGCCTTACAACCACGGCGATGTGCTGTTCGACCTGCTGGGGCAGGGGGGGCAGCCCATCGGCGACCCGACCCAATGCCACGCGGTGGCGATCGACGGCCGCGCGCCCAAGTTCGACGGCGGCATTGTCACCCGGCTCGACTGCGTGCCGTTCTCAGTGGTGGTGAACAAACATGGCGACCGCTTCTATCACGAGGGCGAGGACGTTTGGCCCAAGCGCTATGCAATCTGGGGACGGCTGGTGGCTGCCGAACCGGAGCAGGTGGCCTATTCGATCATCGACTCGAAGTTCAAGGACCTGTTCATGCCCTCCGTCTTTCCGCCGGTAACCGCGGACACGATCCCGGAACTGGCGGGCAAGCTGGGACTGGAGCCGCAGAAACTTTCGGAGACTATCGAAGCCTTTAACGCCGCCTGCCGCCCCGGCAATTTTCACCCGGCTGAGCTGGACAGTCTGGCGACCGAAGGCCTGGCCCCGCCGAAAACCAACTGGGCCCGTCCGATTGCGGAACCGCCGTTCCACGGCTACTCGCTGCGCCCCGGCGCGACCTTTACCTATCTGGGTTTCAAGGTGGACGAGACCGCCCAGGTGCAAGGCGCCTGCGGCCCGGTTGAAAACCTTTGGGCCGCAGGCGAGACCCTGGCCGGCTCGATCCTGGGCCAGGGCTATCTGGCCGGCTTCGGCATTACCATCGGCACGGTATTCGGCCGCATCGCAGGCCGGGAGGCCGCCCGATATGTTTGA
- a CDS encoding trimethylamine methyltransferase family protein: MEAAVLAGFPVQLISAGQAGATSPATIAGSLVQGRLWRKPWPGWCLPGSSTRMPPRLWCKAADFRPAHRVNVRRRRRTGDPDGSRRADGAVL; this comes from the coding sequence TTGGAGGCCGCGGTTCTGGCAGGCTTCCCGGTGCAGCTGATCTCGGCAGGCCAAGCAGGCGCCACCAGCCCGGCAACCATTGCGGGCTCGCTGGTGCAGGGTAGGCTGTGGCGGAAACCCTGGCCGGGCTGGTGTTTGCCCGGCTCGTCGACCCGAATGCCGCCGCGACTATGGTGCAAAGCCGCTGATTTCCGACCTGCGCACCGGGTCAATGTGCGCAGGCGGCGGCGAACAGGCGATCCTGATGGCAGCCGCCGCGCAGATGGGGCGGTTCTATAA
- the tcuB gene encoding tricarballylate utilization 4Fe-4S protein TcuB — MFEQSQMERKAATRIDEARRQIEICNACRYCEGYCSVFLAIMRQRSFSEADITLFANLCHNCRGCYYACQYTEPHEFDLNLPGILAELRTESWERFVWPGVLARLFQRSGTALAVALMLRFAELFWAAQAMRPESGKGHYAVMSHGLMAAIFMPAFLLPLLALFVSLRRYWRHVGGQGIGMSQIRQALRRAAHMKDLSGGQGQGCNFEDEDRFSNSRRYAHQAVVWGFFMCFGSTASGTVMHYIFDWPAPYGLLLTAGCLERARLKLKADPALGARRAWAGEMGFVLLLGFVSLSGLLLYAAPGTAAVAGLLPLHLGAVLTFFLLIPYTKMAHGFFRLAALIKDAAGN, encoded by the coding sequence ATGTTTGAACAGAGCCAAATGGAGCGCAAGGCGGCGACCCGGATCGACGAAGCCCGCCGCCAGATCGAGATCTGCAATGCCTGCCGTTACTGCGAGGGCTATTGTTCAGTCTTTCTAGCGATCATGCGCCAGCGCAGTTTTTCCGAAGCCGATATCACCCTGTTTGCCAACCTCTGCCACAACTGCCGCGGTTGCTATTACGCCTGCCAATACACCGAACCGCATGAGTTCGACCTGAACTTGCCCGGTATTCTGGCCGAGTTGCGCACCGAAAGCTGGGAGCGCTTCGTCTGGCCCGGCGTCCTGGCCCGGCTGTTCCAGCGTAGCGGCACGGCGCTGGCCGTGGCCCTGATGCTAAGGTTTGCAGAGCTGTTCTGGGCGGCCCAGGCGATGCGCCCCGAAAGCGGCAAAGGCCATTATGCAGTGATGAGTCACGGGTTGATGGCCGCGATCTTCATGCCCGCCTTCCTGCTGCCGCTTCTGGCGCTGTTTGTGTCCTTACGGCGATATTGGCGCCATGTGGGCGGGCAGGGGATAGGAATGTCCCAAATCCGACAGGCATTGCGCCGCGCCGCACACATGAAGGACCTGTCAGGCGGTCAAGGGCAGGGGTGCAATTTCGAAGACGAAGACCGCTTTTCCAACTCACGCAGATACGCACATCAGGCGGTAGTGTGGGGGTTCTTCATGTGCTTCGGGTCAACCGCATCGGGCACCGTTATGCATTACATTTTCGATTGGCCTGCACCCTACGGGCTGCTGCTGACAGCAGGCTGCCTGGAACGGGCCCGGCTGAAGCTTAAGGCTGATCCGGCCTTGGGAGCCAGACGGGCATGGGCCGGAGAAATGGGGTTTGTGTTGCTGCTGGGGTTTGTATCGCTCAGCGGCTTGTTGCTTTATGCTGCTCCGGGCACTGCGGCGGTTGCGGGTTTGCTGCCGTTGCATCTTGGCGCGGTGCTGACCTTTTTTCTGCTGATACCCTACACCAAGATGGCGCATGGGTTCTTTCGTCTTGCGGCACTGATCAAGGACGCGGCAGGTAATTAG
- a CDS encoding trimethylamine methyltransferase family protein: MLLETLGLSQATPSMIAKICAAGGSCTQDKRLLFPRALVLKTIKEARRDVVLFGQDPRNDLNLSGHRVHMSSGGGAPGVFDLEDGRYRDCTLKDLYDAARICDAMESIHHFSRSVVACDVGNVADMDLNTAYAGLMGTSKHVSVSVSEPGNVQQLAELCYALAGSEEAFRARPFLTVRSPDGAADALCRGGAGHVGGRGSGRLPGAADLGRPSRRHQPGNHCGLAGAG; the protein is encoded by the coding sequence TTGCTGCTGGAGACACTGGGACTGAGCCAGGCAACACCTTCGATGATCGCGAAAATCTGCGCTGCGGGTGGCAGCTGCACGCAAGACAAGCGGCTGCTGTTCCCACGGGCGCTGGTTCTGAAAACCATCAAGGAAGCCCGCCGCGATGTGGTGCTATTTGGCCAGGATCCGCGCAATGACCTGAACCTGTCCGGCCATCGCGTCCACATGAGCTCGGGCGGCGGCGCGCCCGGGGTCTTTGACCTTGAGGACGGGCGCTACCGGGATTGCACGCTGAAAGACCTCTATGACGCGGCGCGCATTTGCGATGCGATGGAGAGCATTCACCATTTCAGCCGCTCGGTGGTGGCCTGCGATGTTGGGAACGTGGCGGATATGGACCTGAACACCGCTTATGCCGGCCTGATGGGCACCTCCAAGCATGTATCGGTGTCGGTTTCCGAACCTGGAAATGTGCAGCAGCTGGCGGAGCTGTGCTATGCGCTGGCCGGATCCGAAGAGGCCTTTCGCGCGCGTCCCTTCCTGACGGTGCGGTCGCCAGACGGTGCCGCCGATGCGCTTTGCCGAGGGGGCGCTGGACACGTTGGAGGCCGCGGTTCTGGCAGGCTTCCCGGTGCAGCTGATCTCGGCAGGCCAAGCAGGCGCCACCAGCCCGGCAACCATTGCGGGCTCGCTGGTGCAGGGTAG
- a CDS encoding GntR family transcriptional regulator, protein MKLDPIDISTAASASAAVFEALRSAIIDGRLEEGEPLRQEEIARRFNTSRIPVREAISRLEEYGLVKTQRFKGAVVAGLSADEAAEIFDFRALLEPEIIRDAVPRMSQELLASARLHCEAFAGCKNPMEWGVLNREFHDALYSASALTYFREAARSAMDRIDRYIRAQLVMSDGMERAEREHIAILAACEEGDATRAAELTKAHVQAAKTSLLAHFPVLTRS, encoded by the coding sequence ATGAAACTGGACCCGATTGATATCTCAACAGCTGCTTCGGCTTCCGCTGCAGTGTTTGAGGCGTTGCGCAGTGCGATCATCGATGGCCGGCTGGAGGAGGGCGAACCGCTCCGCCAAGAAGAAATTGCACGCCGCTTCAATACCAGCCGGATCCCGGTGCGGGAGGCAATTTCGCGGCTGGAGGAATACGGGCTGGTCAAGACACAGCGCTTCAAGGGCGCGGTTGTCGCCGGGCTGTCGGCGGATGAAGCGGCGGAGATCTTTGATTTCCGCGCGCTGCTGGAGCCGGAGATCATCCGTGATGCGGTCCCGCGGATGTCACAGGAGCTTCTGGCCAGCGCGCGGTTGCATTGCGAGGCCTTTGCCGGCTGCAAGAACCCGATGGAGTGGGGTGTTCTGAACCGGGAGTTCCACGACGCGCTCTACAGTGCCAGTGCGCTGACCTATTTTCGCGAAGCAGCCCGCAGCGCGATGGACCGGATCGACCGCTACATCCGTGCGCAGCTGGTCATGAGCGACGGTATGGAGCGTGCCGAGCGGGAGCATATCGCGATCCTGGCGGCCTGCGAAGAGGGCGATGCCACTCGTGCTGCAGAACTGACCAAAGCGCATGTTCAAGCGGCCAAAACCTCGTTGCTGGCGCATTTTCCCGTTCTGACCCGGTCCTGA
- a CDS encoding aldehyde dehydrogenase family protein, which yields MRIARKAKAGQVFVNGFLIGGGTIPFGNVKDSGFGREKGFLGVSAYCAVKSTVLKP from the coding sequence ATGCGCATTGCTCGCAAGGCGAAGGCCGGGCAGGTGTTCGTCAATGGCTTCCTAATAGGCGGCGGCACGATCCCCTTCGGCAATGTCAAGGACAGCGGCTTCGGGCGTGAAAAGGGGTTTCTGGGCGTCAGTGCCTATTGCGCGGTGAAATCCACCGTTTTGAAACCTTAG
- a CDS encoding helix-turn-helix domain-containing protein: MEPIPSEETGLGPEAMEAPDGEVLGKMIRDARKEKGLTLEEAARAAAIGRSTLSKIENNQTRPSFEIIRRLMQTLELETPQLFVQSGQSGVTGRRDFTRTGLGEHKETSTYDHELLCSELTSKRMVPYISTIKARDVTEFDNWVRHQGEEFMFVLSGELILYTEHYRPLRMGAGDSVYYDSGMGHGCVSVSKEDARVLWVSLEV, from the coding sequence ATGGAACCAATTCCCTCAGAAGAAACAGGGCTGGGCCCGGAGGCGATGGAGGCTCCGGACGGCGAAGTGCTGGGGAAAATGATTCGCGACGCCCGCAAGGAAAAGGGGCTGACGCTGGAGGAAGCAGCGCGTGCCGCCGCCATCGGGCGCTCGACCTTGTCGAAGATCGAGAACAACCAGACCCGGCCCAGTTTCGAGATCATCCGCCGCCTGATGCAGACGCTGGAACTGGAAACGCCGCAGTTGTTTGTGCAGTCCGGGCAAAGCGGCGTCACCGGGCGCCGGGATTTCACCCGCACCGGGTTGGGTGAGCACAAGGAAACTTCGACCTATGATCATGAACTGCTGTGCAGCGAGCTGACCAGCAAGCGCATGGTGCCCTATATCAGCACCATCAAGGCACGCGACGTGACGGAGTTCGACAATTGGGTCCGCCACCAGGGCGAAGAATTCATGTTTGTGCTGAGCGGCGAACTGATCCTTTACACGGAACACTACCGGCCGCTTCGCATGGGGGCGGGGGACTCAGTCTATTATGACAGCGGTATGGGCCACGGCTGTGTGTCGGTCAGCAAGGAAGACGCCAGGGTGCTGTGGGTGTCGCTGGAAGTGTGA